The Cohnella abietis genome has a segment encoding these proteins:
- a CDS encoding transporter suffix domain-containing protein, with product MKSKKSIFYKLGLTLIIVSMLLWITPVVVPFIPISVKARTGIITVALIVSEILFWTGVLLAGREVAKKIRGYINPKNWRKKQPSEEGSHKEE from the coding sequence ATGAAAAGCAAGAAAAGCATTTTTTATAAGCTGGGGCTTACCCTTATTATCGTGTCTATGCTACTATGGATCACTCCTGTTGTAGTTCCCTTTATTCCAATTAGCGTTAAAGCAAGAACGGGAATCATCACTGTCGCTCTCATTGTTTCAGAAATACTGTTCTGGACCGGCGTTCTGCTAGCAGGAAGAGAAGTTGCCAAAAAAATTAGAGGCTACATCAACCCTAAGAACTGGAGAAAGAAGCAGCCAAGCGAAGAGGGTAGTCATAAGGAAGAGTGA
- a CDS encoding serine hydrolase domain-containing protein has translation MGFYLNEFKSIAAGVTLRHLLTHTHGLIEKDGEIIREFRPGEDWAYRNVGINMLIQLVSHVSGQTLSVFMQNQLFENCNLNETGWRTKQHEHLIYSYYEEKDTWVGPNNSDAGDQGNLFISARDLAKWGNLHLRKGYVEGRQIVSQKVFERITTFQTPDNIPAHQPRNGFIWSLQSDSPLSQLGGRLPSCSYQTLGITGCACLVIPKYEAVVVRMFNQLSNPIGYDYLSDIRKFGDLANDLLMSNEK, from the coding sequence ATTGGTTTCTATTTGAATGAATTCAAGTCTATTGCGGCAGGAGTAACTCTGCGACATTTACTTACTCATACCCATGGTTTAATTGAAAAGGATGGAGAAATCATACGAGAGTTTAGGCCCGGGGAAGATTGGGCTTACAGGAATGTGGGCATAAACATGCTTATCCAATTAGTCTCACATGTGTCGGGGCAGACCTTGAGTGTTTTTATGCAAAATCAGCTTTTTGAAAATTGTAACCTTAATGAAACAGGATGGAGAACTAAGCAACATGAGCACCTCATCTACAGCTACTACGAGGAGAAGGACACTTGGGTAGGGCCTAATAACAGTGATGCTGGAGATCAGGGGAATCTCTTTATAAGTGCAAGAGATTTGGCGAAGTGGGGTAATTTACATTTAAGAAAAGGTTATGTAGAGGGTAGACAGATAGTGTCCCAGAAGGTGTTCGAACGTATAACGACCTTTCAAACACCAGATAACATTCCGGCTCATCAGCCAAGAAACGGATTTATTTGGTCGTTACAAAGCGACTCCCCTCTAAGCCAGCTAGGGGGACGATTACCGAGCTGCTCTTACCAAACACTCGGAATTACAGGATGCGCTTGCTTAGTAATTCCGAAATATGAGGCAGTCGTAGTTAGAATGTTTAATCAGTTAAGCAATCCTATTGGCTACGATTATCTAAGCGATATCAGAAAATTTGGAGATCTGGCTAATGATCTTCTAATGAGTAATGAGAAATAG
- a CDS encoding ABC transporter substrate-binding protein — MKLITRFTQLALTVVLISFLAACGNSNNDAKPTSSAAVEEPSNTAETGASPSASAEEEAFRILTDAVGHEVKVPTHPQRVIAAFMEDPLSAMGIKPVAQWGVAGVPQQYLQDKLGDIPVLDMNGGLKPEEVLSYSPDLIIFLAPTYIPNDSYDQFSKIAPTFVLSDNAMDWRGNVQKLGALMNQEDAAKQALEQYDKKLEEAKSQLGSLPAEKTAILIQTGDEKTFKLFGPNFYGGETLYNTLGFKQPALLNGDYESYSMEMLEQLKEVDYIFVLSGKGRGKPPVDNPLWKALPAVKAGNVFEADSGHWFNANVIASKLMIDDVLKNVHE; from the coding sequence ATGAAATTAATTACACGCTTTACGCAATTGGCACTAACTGTCGTACTCATTTCCTTCTTAGCCGCCTGTGGCAACTCGAACAACGATGCTAAACCAACCTCCTCGGCTGCTGTAGAAGAGCCGTCGAATACTGCTGAGACTGGCGCTTCACCTTCCGCTTCTGCAGAAGAAGAGGCTTTCCGTATATTGACAGACGCAGTGGGTCACGAGGTTAAAGTGCCTACTCACCCACAACGTGTTATTGCAGCATTTATGGAAGATCCACTTTCCGCAATGGGTATTAAACCCGTAGCCCAATGGGGAGTAGCTGGTGTGCCTCAGCAATATTTGCAAGATAAGCTGGGAGACATACCGGTTCTGGATATGAACGGTGGTTTGAAGCCTGAAGAAGTACTCTCGTATTCCCCGGACTTGATTATTTTCCTAGCGCCTACATATATACCTAATGACAGCTATGATCAATTCTCCAAAATTGCTCCAACATTCGTGTTATCTGATAATGCGATGGATTGGCGGGGAAATGTTCAGAAGCTTGGTGCTTTAATGAATCAAGAGGATGCGGCTAAGCAAGCGTTGGAGCAATACGATAAGAAGCTTGAAGAAGCGAAAAGCCAACTTGGTAGTCTCCCAGCTGAGAAGACAGCTATTCTTATACAAACGGGTGATGAGAAAACCTTTAAGCTGTTTGGTCCGAACTTTTACGGTGGTGAAACGCTCTACAATACACTGGGCTTCAAGCAGCCAGCTTTACTTAATGGTGATTATGAATCCTACTCGATGGAAATGCTTGAGCAGTTGAAGGAAGTCGACTATATTTTCGTCCTCTCTGGTAAAGGCCGAGGCAAGCCGCCAGTTGACAATCCTCTCTGGAAGGCACTACCAGCTGTGAAAGCGGGTAACGTATTCGAAGCCGACTCCGGTCATTGGTTTAACGCCAACGTGATTGCTAGCAAGCTCATGATAGATGATGTTCTGAAAAACGTTCATGAATAA
- a CDS encoding GNAT family N-acetyltransferase, with product MIIDRAALSDAEEIRALQKIAYVSEAEIYNDYSIEPMVQPLAEVQEQFENYIFLKAVVNGSIVGSVRGLLKERTCHIGKLIVHPNHQNLGIGEQLMLKIESFFDRPIRYELFTGNKSEKIFDYMRKLATK from the coding sequence ATGATTATCGATAGAGCAGCCCTATCTGATGCAGAAGAGATACGTGCACTTCAAAAAATCGCTTATGTAAGTGAAGCAGAAATATATAATGACTATAGCATCGAGCCAATGGTGCAGCCTCTGGCGGAAGTTCAGGAGCAATTCGAAAATTATATCTTCCTTAAAGCTGTTGTGAATGGTTCTATTGTTGGTTCAGTGAGGGGTCTTTTAAAAGAGAGGACTTGCCATATTGGTAAGCTTATCGTTCATCCTAATCACCAGAACTTGGGAATTGGCGAACAATTGATGTTAAAGATCGAATCGTTTTTTGATAGGCCTATAAGATATGAATTGTTTACTGGAAACAAGAGCGAAAAAATCTTCGACTATATGAGAAAATTGGCTACAAAATAG
- a CDS encoding S-layer homology domain-containing protein, whose amino-acid sequence MKVWFRKSLVLLLAILVLVSGFPFANQLKAEAAGVVDTVKDSTYLSLKYDNFLPSHPLKDQIQYNSNVVKPDLGWIEESGQGKLRLAGQYNTTGGSAFNKERISLSNDRSFSTYFNFQMKRTISGGRAADGIVFVVQTASNAAGSTGGGLGYEEVGRSIGIEYDTYYNPEKNDPLAIGGDDKIASHIAYDKNGIVTHPDASNVAGKAERNEILANLKSSDMDLSNGVYHSWIEYDGVADKLRVYLIKEEANGKYLVPIMGPGTNEKEQDTTVTIQGFPTLGTSKGLVGVRASDSASIDIKPVLDISGVDLSSILTQDEAYVGFTASTGGMNQNHDLLKWYFNNDSGLIVPNSGGTNIEQAPTKIKILNKEAFEYQTPYQGKDHQGIKVNEAKASVTAQVYTAENEMIKGYPVTFSLYLVDGIVNVPIGTGAPVRTEVRKDDPEILMKALGYTRVKKSFVHSSDDETQEVWEITVPTDENGQASIDLYNLGIPHLTNVKARIGGDLKGYSAPHGGGRYDEAPVLFGAEEPKVVKSEVSDDRRKVIADFDIPVKYDPTKPGGFWLEIPGSDPIPLIIEDYVITNGDKDPFKLVLKLDPDKVSPNTIIPPNVVPVLHYDGDPKDPTTPGSGSVTDRSGEKTLKNFPDGNGTPISVINRFAPESQTVVNDAGRNTIKVTFPNKLVNPDLGVKAAFEVVINDGKNPPVKVGVTNVVKDSSDGKILDLTIDPNNLNSAWEGKIPADAVVSLSYDPAKLPAGVTGIKREPILGETNENLDRFIHPVVNQIEPLSANVINDEARNKITVKLPSALKQPANNIKTAFKIFSDGKPISVDSVVWDPLHPDVLVLALDQQDLNTVFKDGKIPYEVSGSPTLTLEYNPAQTGTTPIVDIHNQQLRALGSAVYTGDYAINNQTAFEPTSATVNDDNRKQVIVKFPNKKIISGQPELQIVVGGDFNNPIDVTDIGGSGSDTFILTLDTKVDYNKEVQLIYKPSVNGSIVDQVNPNGNVLRPLGPTTADSKDYPVQNQFGPNKAVVIEDNGGRNKVELTFPSAITNPQSVPPGSFTVVITPDIAHPEISVTATVYHLDWNGTSPSKLVLKFDPTDLANRGLTNGIPPEADVKLNYTPPGANPVTTGTQNLGKLVLFPVENGDYDNAKLKLTASPDSILGDGQSFSTLTAKVTKQNGDPVANTKVVFNVPPSQSGYFVDPITSAHVTSIEVLTNGNGIATIPYYSEKIIGTNEVAITVTAKVRDHVLKLKAEDDITVTFAPATVSGVVIHEGVKVAGAIVKITDPATGWTKSFTTTADDNVGSYRFVVPEGDKQYKIEVTIPIQSSGQSVPVKFTQNVNVGTVTGAGSQEFPSTQTVTGLVGLNLPVNGESRWFGNSAVSNLKVKLKDSTGAYLHNDAINQDWFLLEGTGTGIFTADNLITNKDYQMEVWYQMEIYDKNGPTGVFKEILINGKPDPLDPSKIKYPVIKVTESGELNIVQDLVDPYGTVMNGSDGNKPIPGAKVTLYYWGTTNEVYLPPIAGFEPNDNASPTQYTDVLGNYAYMVYPNTDYEVVVEAPGFPRYSSGKISVGTDIVRHDVVLYAFSNNGPYIPAIPPVTPPTEGKPNLTVNLTTSSSQYEEESTGTIVVDYSNNGNLLLKSGEISITIPAGAEVIDADGGKVSGNTITWLVKDLGINQQGSYKVKLKFPKANAAEKIVQVTAQAKSADGEWANPEYAKSSLKLLIFSNRYGDVEHIRYILGYPDAKFKPKNTLSRAELAAIVARLINGGNTNDKANYSDVPSKHWASGYIRIVTDNKIFTGFNDGTFRPEAPVTREELAVVMLRFLEIDGSNPIKPQFEDVKGRWSAAAIEALYRNGLINGYPDGTFKPGSNIIRSEAVSLINKMLFRGPLTNVTPSFPDVSSSHWAFGQVEEASHSHKATRKENGSEVFVKTLDDTVK is encoded by the coding sequence ATGAAAGTATGGTTTAGAAAGTCATTAGTCCTACTGCTAGCGATACTCGTTCTTGTGTCGGGTTTTCCATTCGCGAATCAGTTAAAGGCGGAGGCAGCGGGAGTTGTCGATACAGTGAAGGATAGTACCTATCTTTCATTAAAATATGACAATTTCTTACCGTCTCATCCACTGAAGGATCAGATTCAGTATAATTCGAACGTGGTCAAGCCTGATCTGGGCTGGATCGAGGAGAGTGGACAAGGGAAACTGCGTCTAGCTGGACAGTACAATACTACAGGTGGATCTGCCTTTAATAAGGAGCGGATATCTTTATCCAATGATCGCTCCTTTAGTACTTATTTTAACTTTCAGATGAAACGAACGATTAGTGGAGGCCGAGCAGCCGATGGTATCGTGTTTGTTGTACAAACGGCTTCTAACGCAGCGGGATCTACTGGCGGCGGACTTGGTTATGAAGAAGTAGGAAGAAGTATTGGTATTGAGTATGACACTTATTATAATCCAGAGAAAAATGATCCACTAGCAATAGGTGGAGACGATAAAATTGCGAGCCATATCGCATATGATAAAAATGGGATCGTGACACATCCAGATGCTAGCAATGTTGCTGGCAAAGCGGAGCGTAACGAGATTCTGGCGAATTTGAAATCTAGTGATATGGATCTATCTAATGGGGTTTATCATTCATGGATTGAGTATGACGGGGTAGCGGATAAACTTCGTGTCTATTTGATCAAAGAAGAAGCAAATGGAAAATATCTTGTTCCAATTATGGGGCCAGGTACTAATGAAAAGGAACAGGATACAACTGTCACAATTCAAGGATTCCCTACATTGGGTACTAGTAAGGGATTAGTAGGTGTTAGAGCAAGCGATAGCGCAAGTATTGATATTAAGCCAGTATTAGATATTTCGGGTGTGGATCTATCAAGCATACTAACCCAAGATGAAGCTTATGTCGGTTTTACTGCCTCAACTGGGGGGATGAACCAAAACCACGATCTATTGAAGTGGTATTTTAATAATGACAGTGGATTAATTGTTCCTAATAGTGGCGGTACTAATATTGAGCAGGCACCAACAAAAATAAAAATACTTAATAAAGAAGCGTTTGAGTATCAGACCCCGTATCAAGGAAAAGACCATCAAGGAATTAAAGTAAATGAAGCTAAAGCATCGGTTACTGCTCAGGTGTATACGGCTGAAAATGAAATGATTAAGGGTTACCCAGTCACATTCTCGCTTTATTTAGTTGACGGAATTGTGAATGTTCCGATTGGGACTGGTGCTCCGGTCCGAACTGAAGTCAGGAAAGACGACCCTGAGATTCTCATGAAAGCCCTTGGCTATACTAGAGTCAAAAAGTCTTTTGTGCATAGTAGTGATGACGAGACGCAAGAAGTATGGGAAATTACTGTTCCTACGGACGAGAATGGACAAGCAAGCATCGATCTTTACAATCTCGGTATACCACATCTCACTAACGTAAAAGCACGTATCGGCGGCGATTTGAAGGGGTATAGCGCTCCACACGGCGGTGGACGTTATGATGAGGCCCCCGTGTTGTTTGGTGCTGAAGAGCCTAAGGTAGTTAAGTCTGAAGTCAGTGACGATCGCCGTAAGGTGATTGCCGATTTCGACATCCCGGTTAAATATGATCCGACTAAACCAGGCGGGTTTTGGCTTGAGATTCCGGGCTCAGATCCAATCCCCCTTATTATTGAGGATTATGTTATTACAAATGGAGATAAAGATCCGTTTAAGCTTGTTCTGAAGCTGGATCCAGATAAAGTATCTCCAAATACGATTATTCCGCCTAATGTCGTTCCAGTTCTACATTATGACGGAGATCCGAAAGACCCAACAACTCCGGGCTCAGGATCGGTAACAGACCGCTCGGGAGAAAAGACATTGAAAAATTTTCCTGACGGGAATGGAACACCGATCTCTGTTATTAACCGTTTCGCACCAGAAAGTCAGACCGTTGTTAACGATGCAGGGCGGAACACGATTAAAGTGACGTTTCCGAATAAACTTGTTAATCCCGATCTCGGTGTTAAGGCTGCGTTTGAAGTGGTAATAAATGATGGTAAGAATCCGCCGGTTAAAGTTGGCGTGACTAACGTGGTTAAAGATTCATCTGACGGCAAGATATTAGACCTGACAATTGATCCGAATAATCTTAACTCAGCTTGGGAGGGCAAGATTCCAGCAGATGCCGTAGTAAGCTTAAGTTATGATCCAGCTAAATTGCCTGCTGGTGTAACAGGTATTAAACGTGAGCCGATTCTTGGTGAAACTAATGAAAATCTGGACAGATTCATCCATCCAGTTGTGAATCAAATAGAGCCATTATCAGCTAATGTTATCAATGATGAAGCACGTAATAAAATAACAGTGAAGCTACCGTCAGCATTAAAGCAGCCTGCCAACAACATTAAAACAGCATTTAAAATTTTTTCCGATGGTAAACCTATCAGCGTGGATAGTGTTGTTTGGGATCCGCTACATCCAGACGTTCTGGTGCTTGCTCTTGATCAGCAGGATCTGAATACCGTATTCAAAGATGGAAAAATTCCATACGAGGTTAGTGGCTCTCCTACATTAACGTTGGAATATAATCCAGCACAAACAGGCACTACTCCGATAGTTGATATTCATAATCAGCAATTACGAGCTCTTGGTTCAGCTGTATACACTGGGGACTACGCAATTAATAATCAGACGGCTTTCGAACCGACAAGTGCTACGGTCAACGACGATAACCGTAAGCAAGTAATTGTTAAGTTTCCAAATAAGAAGATTATTAGCGGTCAACCTGAACTTCAGATTGTCGTGGGTGGAGATTTTAACAATCCGATTGACGTCACCGATATTGGTGGCAGCGGATCGGATACGTTTATCCTGACGTTAGATACGAAAGTTGACTATAACAAAGAAGTACAGCTTATTTACAAGCCTTCGGTAAACGGAAGTATTGTAGATCAAGTTAACCCGAATGGAAACGTACTCCGCCCACTTGGTCCAACAACAGCTGATTCTAAAGATTATCCAGTTCAAAATCAGTTCGGTCCGAATAAAGCGGTTGTTATTGAAGATAACGGTGGACGTAATAAGGTGGAACTGACGTTCCCAAGTGCCATTACGAATCCGCAATCGGTACCGCCGGGCAGCTTTACCGTCGTTATTACACCTGATATTGCCCACCCAGAAATTTCTGTTACAGCTACCGTCTACCATTTAGACTGGAATGGAACAAGCCCTAGTAAATTAGTACTTAAATTTGATCCTACTGATTTAGCGAATCGTGGGTTAACTAATGGTATTCCGCCAGAGGCTGATGTAAAGCTTAACTATACGCCTCCAGGCGCTAATCCCGTTACGACTGGTACGCAAAACCTTGGTAAACTCGTTCTATTCCCCGTAGAGAACGGAGACTATGACAATGCCAAGCTCAAGCTGACTGCTAGTCCAGATTCTATCTTGGGTGATGGACAATCATTCTCGACGTTGACAGCGAAGGTGACGAAGCAGAACGGAGATCCCGTCGCTAATACGAAGGTTGTATTCAATGTACCTCCGAGTCAATCAGGCTACTTCGTTGATCCAATAACCAGTGCGCATGTGACTTCAATTGAAGTGCTCACGAATGGTAATGGTATTGCAACAATTCCTTATTACTCGGAGAAAATTATCGGTACGAATGAAGTAGCAATTACAGTTACGGCTAAAGTCCGGGATCATGTCCTGAAACTGAAGGCAGAGGATGATATTACCGTTACTTTTGCACCAGCGACAGTTAGTGGTGTCGTCATTCATGAAGGTGTTAAAGTGGCGGGTGCCATAGTAAAGATCACTGATCCGGCCACGGGTTGGACGAAGAGCTTTACTACAACTGCAGATGACAATGTGGGCAGCTATCGTTTTGTTGTTCCAGAAGGCGACAAACAGTATAAAATTGAAGTCACAATTCCTATTCAAAGTAGCGGACAATCAGTACCAGTCAAGTTTACACAGAACGTTAATGTTGGAACTGTGACAGGAGCTGGTAGCCAGGAATTCCCGTCTACGCAAACTGTTACCGGTTTGGTCGGACTTAATCTTCCAGTAAACGGAGAGTCCAGATGGTTCGGCAACAGCGCGGTGAGTAATCTGAAAGTAAAATTGAAGGATTCAACTGGCGCTTATCTGCACAACGATGCTATCAATCAGGATTGGTTCCTGCTAGAAGGAACCGGTACAGGAATATTCACAGCAGACAACCTCATAACCAACAAGGATTACCAAATGGAAGTTTGGTATCAAATGGAGATTTACGATAAGAATGGACCTACAGGTGTGTTTAAGGAAATCCTGATCAACGGCAAGCCAGACCCGCTTGATCCTTCGAAGATTAAGTATCCTGTTATTAAGGTTACGGAATCGGGTGAGCTGAACATTGTTCAAGATCTGGTAGATCCTTACGGAACAGTAATGAATGGTTCCGATGGCAATAAGCCAATTCCAGGAGCCAAAGTTACATTGTACTATTGGGGAACGACCAATGAAGTGTATTTGCCCCCAATTGCAGGGTTTGAGCCTAATGATAACGCAAGCCCTACCCAGTATACGGATGTTCTAGGTAATTACGCGTACATGGTATATCCGAATACGGACTACGAAGTAGTTGTTGAGGCTCCAGGCTTCCCTAGATATTCAAGCGGCAAAATATCCGTTGGTACTGATATTGTCAGACATGATGTGGTGTTATATGCGTTCTCTAACAACGGGCCATACATTCCGGCGATCCCACCAGTAACACCGCCTACAGAAGGTAAACCTAACTTGACGGTTAATTTGACGACAAGTAGCAGCCAGTATGAAGAAGAAAGCACGGGTACGATCGTAGTAGACTATAGTAATAATGGAAATCTACTATTAAAGTCAGGAGAAATTTCGATCACGATTCCTGCTGGAGCTGAGGTAATTGATGCTGACGGAGGGAAGGTTTCAGGCAATACGATTACTTGGCTAGTTAAGGATTTAGGTATTAATCAGCAGGGCTCTTATAAGGTCAAGCTCAAATTCCCTAAAGCGAATGCAGCTGAGAAAATCGTCCAAGTTACAGCTCAAGCCAAATCAGCAGACGGCGAATGGGCTAACCCAGAATATGCGAAGTCTTCCTTAAAGCTTCTGATTTTCTCCAACAGATACGGAGATGTCGAGCATATACGCTATATTCTTGGTTATCCAGATGCGAAATTCAAGCCTAAAAATACGCTATCTCGTGCAGAGCTTGCGGCAATCGTAGCCCGTTTAATTAATGGAGGAAATACGAATGATAAAGCAAATTATTCAGATGTTCCGTCCAAGCATTGGGCAAGCGGGTATATTCGAATCGTGACCGATAACAAAATCTTTACAGGCTTTAATGACGGAACATTCCGTCCTGAAGCTCCGGTTACACGTGAGGAATTAGCTGTCGTTATGCTTCGTTTCCTGGAGATAGATGGTTCAAATCCGATTAAGCCACAATTTGAAGATGTTAAAGGACGTTGGTCCGCGGCGGCAATTGAGGCCTTGTATCGGAATGGATTAATTAATGGATATCCGGATGGTACCTTTAAGCCGGGCAGTAACATTATCCGTTCAGAAGCTGTTTCATTAATTAATAAAATGCTGTTCAGAGGACCACTGACGAATGTAACGCCTTCGTTCCCTGATGTATCAAGCAGTCACTGGGCATTCGGGCAAGTTGAAGAGGCTTCCCACTCCCATAAGGCGACCCGCAAAGAGAACGGAAGCGAAGTGTTTGTGAAAACTCTGGACGACACAGTGAAATAA
- a CDS encoding ABC transporter substrate-binding protein gives MFSRQPHDKRRLSVMVSLLLLLTIIVSACGATNSNSSENSSTLPPSASASVAPSEETGQASPDTAKFKTVSTVNGDIEIPVHPKRIVAEEYLGSLIVLNVIPIGAPGLTLQNYYYKEALTGVADTGVYGKPSAESILALNPDLIITANGDSYELLSKIAPTLVIPYGNLKNAHEELTYFGSLLGKEEEAKTWLVEFDSRIAAAKAKVDAAIPADASFSIMEDGGKTTWAYGDNFGRGGQPIYQALGRKPPSGVAEEIMTKQWAEISPELLDKYSGDYIVITSNN, from the coding sequence ATGTTTTCTAGACAACCGCACGACAAGCGTCGCCTATCCGTTATGGTTTCATTATTGCTCCTGCTCACCATTATAGTATCCGCTTGCGGAGCTACCAACTCCAATAGCAGCGAGAATTCAAGCACCTTGCCGCCTTCGGCAAGTGCCTCCGTCGCTCCATCGGAAGAGACTGGACAGGCTTCACCGGATACGGCAAAATTTAAAACCGTCTCTACCGTTAACGGAGATATTGAAATCCCAGTTCACCCGAAGCGGATTGTGGCTGAAGAATATTTGGGCAGCCTAATTGTCTTGAATGTTATTCCAATAGGCGCTCCAGGACTAACATTGCAAAATTATTATTACAAAGAGGCACTAACTGGCGTGGCGGATACCGGTGTTTATGGAAAGCCCTCTGCCGAAAGCATTCTCGCTCTGAATCCAGATCTCATCATTACCGCCAACGGAGATAGTTACGAGTTGCTTAGTAAGATTGCACCAACTTTGGTCATTCCTTATGGTAATTTGAAAAATGCTCACGAAGAGCTGACTTATTTCGGCTCCCTGCTCGGTAAAGAAGAAGAAGCCAAGACATGGCTAGTTGAATTTGATAGCCGCATTGCTGCAGCCAAAGCTAAAGTCGATGCCGCCATCCCAGCCGATGCATCCTTCTCTATTATGGAGGACGGTGGTAAGACTACTTGGGCATATGGTGATAATTTTGGTCGAGGTGGTCAGCCGATTTATCAAGCTTTAGGGCGTAAGCCCCCTTCTGGAGTTGCCGAAGAAATCATGACCAAGCAGTGGGCTGAAATATCACCCGAATTGCTTGATAAATACTCAGGGGATTATATTGTTATAACCTCCAACAATTGA
- a CDS encoding AraC family transcriptional regulator produces MNKKHTLDLQPMAAGRLCYRLLDVQVLRDTTNTRQSERNFIETKSHLLILSNAHGGRLIIDGRLHVLRPGSLFVCVPGQLVELTNYTGHPLEILLLYFQTYAMPSDELTIPSTPSSDSFPFPSEAIIPSVMTVGYLFSTISSHWGNGTPSAWLRCEAGLLELLGLALHYQEQQTELALEASRMELERHYRSEITIDALAKIAGLSRFHFMRLFKERYGKGVMEYRTDLRLRDAKQLMSEPDSSSLGDIFYQVGYKNESYFSSLFKKQTGIAPAIYQRNQKRKIAAYSWVNFGQIVPLQIIPFAAAMDHYWTDHYRNKYEYEVKVPLSHQYEFNLNALEQSKPERIIGIHEFIPIEEQDKLRQIAPSLFLSWEDEWRSHLLSVAEFLSQEQVAKEWLKDYERRVSVIKADLHPIVGRATLLVLIVGGNQLTIWGHRAGTVLYDDLGFVMPEGLSEVRWAKSIEPDELAEWNADRILVYVNDNPASQTRWNSLRQSEGWKKLRAVQNNKVHLASNCSCFEAPWNDYSADAISRFLNEIPRLFSS; encoded by the coding sequence ATGAATAAAAAGCATACTTTAGACCTGCAGCCTATGGCTGCGGGTCGTCTTTGTTATCGGCTGCTGGATGTTCAGGTTCTAAGAGACACAACGAATACTCGACAATCCGAAAGAAACTTCATCGAGACGAAGTCTCATCTCCTAATTCTCTCGAATGCGCATGGCGGACGGCTGATTATTGATGGGCGATTGCATGTCTTACGTCCCGGATCGTTATTTGTATGCGTCCCCGGTCAACTCGTTGAACTAACGAATTACACGGGACACCCGCTTGAAATACTGCTGCTTTATTTTCAAACGTATGCTATGCCTTCTGATGAATTAACTATTCCATCGACTCCGTCATCTGATTCCTTTCCGTTTCCAAGCGAAGCGATAATCCCATCCGTAATGACAGTTGGTTATCTCTTCAGTACGATCAGCTCCCACTGGGGCAATGGTACTCCTTCGGCATGGCTTCGTTGTGAAGCTGGATTGCTAGAGCTACTGGGCTTGGCACTTCATTATCAGGAGCAGCAGACTGAGCTGGCACTTGAGGCTTCACGAATGGAGCTAGAGAGGCATTACAGAAGTGAGATTACAATAGATGCATTAGCCAAAATTGCAGGTCTGAGCCGATTCCACTTCATGCGTTTGTTCAAAGAGCGATACGGCAAAGGCGTCATGGAATATCGAACGGATTTACGGCTTAGGGATGCCAAGCAATTAATGAGCGAACCGGATTCCTCATCTCTCGGAGACATATTCTATCAAGTCGGATACAAGAACGAGAGCTATTTCAGCAGTCTGTTCAAGAAACAGACAGGGATTGCTCCAGCTATCTATCAACGAAATCAAAAACGTAAAATCGCCGCCTATAGCTGGGTTAACTTTGGGCAGATAGTTCCACTGCAGATCATTCCATTCGCGGCGGCGATGGACCATTACTGGACCGATCACTATCGTAACAAATACGAATATGAGGTCAAAGTGCCTCTGAGTCATCAATATGAGTTTAACCTGAACGCTTTGGAGCAGTCTAAGCCGGAAAGAATTATCGGTATCCATGAGTTTATTCCCATTGAAGAGCAGGACAAGCTAAGACAAATCGCTCCATCCTTGTTTCTGAGTTGGGAGGATGAATGGCGCAGTCACCTATTGAGCGTGGCCGAATTTCTATCGCAGGAGCAGGTTGCGAAGGAATGGCTTAAAGATTACGAAAGAAGAGTATCGGTCATTAAAGCTGATCTTCATCCGATTGTGGGTCGAGCAACGCTCCTCGTTCTCATCGTCGGTGGCAATCAGTTGACAATATGGGGACATCGAGCAGGGACGGTTTTGTACGATGATCTGGGGTTCGTAATGCCAGAGGGGCTTAGTGAGGTTAGATGGGCCAAGTCAATTGAACCAGACGAGCTAGCCGAATGGAATGCCGATAGAATATTAGTCTATGTGAATGACAATCCAGCCTCCCAAACGAGATGGAACAGCTTGAGACAGTCAGAGGGATGGAAGAAGCTTCGAGCCGTACAGAATAATAAAGTTCACTTGGCTTCCAATTGCAGCTGCTTCGAGGCTCCATGGAATGATTATTCAGCCGACGCTATCAGCCGCTTTTTGAACGAAATTCCACGGTTATTTAGTAGCTAG